A region from the Mycolicibacterium litorale genome encodes:
- a CDS encoding glycine betaine ABC transporter substrate-binding protein has translation MRLKRIHIAGLAVLAVATLALAGCSVDRSGQDAEKPTIRIAYQTFPSGDLIVKNNRWLEDALPDYNVKWTKFDSGADVNTAFVAKELDFGALGSSPVARGLSAPLNIPYKVAFVLDVAGDNEALVARNGSGVTTIADLRGKRVGTPFASTAHYSLLAALSQNGLSPSDVQLVDLQPQAILAAFDRGDIDAGYSWLPTLDQLRANGKDLITSRQLARDGKPTLDLGVVADEFATAHPEVVDIWRQQEARALNVIKDDPDAAAKAIAAEIGLSPEEVAGQLKQGVYLTPEEVASPEWLGSEGNPGNIAVNLQSASQFLAEQKQIPAAAPLATFQDAIYTRGLPGAITQ, from the coding sequence ATGAGACTCAAGCGCATCCATATCGCCGGGTTGGCGGTCCTGGCGGTGGCGACGCTGGCCCTGGCGGGGTGCTCGGTGGACCGCTCCGGACAGGATGCCGAGAAGCCCACGATCCGCATTGCGTACCAGACCTTTCCGAGTGGCGACCTGATCGTGAAGAACAACCGGTGGCTCGAGGACGCGTTGCCGGACTACAACGTCAAGTGGACGAAGTTCGACTCGGGCGCCGACGTCAACACCGCGTTCGTCGCCAAGGAACTCGACTTCGGGGCGCTCGGCTCGAGCCCGGTGGCGCGCGGACTCTCGGCGCCGCTGAACATCCCGTACAAGGTCGCGTTCGTGCTCGACGTCGCCGGCGACAACGAGGCACTGGTGGCGCGCAACGGCAGTGGCGTCACCACGATCGCCGACCTGCGGGGTAAGCGGGTGGGCACTCCGTTCGCGTCGACCGCGCACTACAGCCTGCTCGCGGCGCTGAGCCAGAACGGGTTGTCGCCCAGCGACGTTCAGCTCGTCGACCTGCAGCCGCAGGCGATCCTGGCGGCGTTCGACCGCGGCGACATCGACGCCGGCTACTCGTGGCTGCCGACGCTTGACCAGTTGCGCGCCAACGGTAAGGACCTGATCACCAGCCGCCAGCTGGCCCGCGACGGCAAACCCACCCTCGACCTCGGCGTCGTGGCCGACGAATTCGCCACTGCCCATCCCGAGGTGGTCGACATCTGGCGTCAGCAGGAGGCCCGCGCGCTCAACGTCATCAAGGACGATCCGGACGCCGCGGCCAAGGCCATCGCCGCCGAGATCGGGCTGAGCCCCGAGGAGGTCGCCGGCCAGCTGAAGCAGGGCGTGTACCTGACGCCGGAAGAGGTCGCCTCGCCCGAATGGCTTGGCTCCGAGGGCAACCCGGGCAACATCGCGGTGAACCTGCAGAGTGCGTCGCAGTTCCTCGCCGAGCAGAAGCAGATACCGGCGGCCGCCCCCCTGGCCACCTTCCAGGACGCGATCTACACCAGGGGGTTGCCCGGTGCCATCACCCAGTGA
- a CDS encoding TetR/AcrR family transcriptional regulator, translating to MSSEASPNGSTRRDELLRVATKLFAARGYHGTRMDDVADAVGLNKATVYHYYASKSLILYDIYKGAADFTVDALHDDPTASARETIYHFTRRLLVGIASDIERAAVYFQEGPYITEWFTEEQVAYIREKEAQVYEHVRDVIDRGIASGEFYECDSHVLALGYIGMTLGAYRWLRPHGRRTAQEIAEEFSTALLRGLIRDESVRRESPLGVDVRSGATRD from the coding sequence ATGTCCTCCGAAGCCTCGCCGAACGGGTCGACTCGGCGCGATGAACTGCTGCGGGTCGCCACCAAGCTGTTCGCCGCCCGCGGCTACCACGGCACCCGCATGGACGACGTCGCCGACGCCGTCGGCCTGAACAAGGCCACGGTGTACCACTATTACGCGAGCAAGTCGCTGATCCTCTACGACATCTACAAGGGCGCCGCCGACTTCACCGTCGACGCACTGCACGACGACCCGACCGCGTCCGCCCGCGAGACGATCTACCACTTCACCCGCCGCCTGCTGGTCGGCATCGCCAGCGACATCGAGCGCGCCGCGGTGTACTTCCAGGAGGGTCCCTACATCACCGAGTGGTTCACCGAGGAGCAGGTGGCCTACATCCGCGAGAAGGAAGCCCAGGTCTACGAACACGTCCGCGACGTGATCGACCGGGGCATCGCCAGCGGGGAGTTCTATGAGTGCGACTCCCACGTGCTGGCGCTCGGCTACATCGGGATGACGCTGGGTGCCTACCGCTGGCTGCGGCCCCATGGCAGGCGGACGGCGCAGGAGATCGCCGAGGAGTTCAGCACCGCCCTGCTGCGCGGACTGATCCGCGACGAGTCGGTGCGCAGGGAGTCCCCGCTGGGCGTCGACGTCCGCTCCGGAGCCACCCGTGACTGA
- a CDS encoding pyridoxamine 5'-phosphate oxidase family protein, which translates to MSTEADALTAEDLEFLRRPLHGYLTTAAGPLPPEPRPVWFEATEDGAVQLFTPPQSAKIRRLRRDPRASLVVAAPVGERERWVSITGAVTVEADGAHDLARRLAARYWDLDDPVRAHDLAGILGEEQVRLVLHPERVNRYRYEV; encoded by the coding sequence ATGAGTACCGAAGCCGACGCGTTGACCGCCGAAGACCTCGAGTTCCTCCGTCGCCCCCTGCACGGGTACCTGACCACGGCCGCCGGGCCGCTGCCGCCCGAGCCCCGGCCCGTGTGGTTCGAGGCCACCGAGGACGGCGCCGTCCAACTCTTCACACCTCCGCAGTCGGCGAAGATCCGGCGCCTGCGCCGTGACCCGCGCGCCTCCCTCGTCGTCGCGGCCCCGGTGGGCGAGCGGGAACGCTGGGTGTCGATCACCGGTGCCGTCACCGTGGAAGCCGACGGCGCCCACGACCTGGCCCGGCGCCTCGCCGCGCGGTACTGGGACCTCGACGACCCGGTCCGCGCGCACGACCTCGCCGGCATCCTGGGCGAGGAGCAGGTTCGCCTCGTCCTCCACCCGGAGCGCGTGAACCGTTACCGGTACGAAGTCTGA
- a CDS encoding ABC transporter ATP-binding protein — MPSPSDGSVELRGVTHRYGPAGREVTAVGPVDLTVAAGSFLVLVGASGCGKSTLLRLLAGFETPTEGSVTVAGTPPTPGVTAGVVFQQPRLFPWRTVGGNVDLALKYARVPREQRASRRDELLARVGLEGTADRRVWEISGGQQQRVAIARALAAETPLFLLDEPFAALDALSRERLQEDVRNVSAESGRTTVFVTHSADEAAFLGSRIVVLTRRPGQVALDLTVDLPRTGIEPDELRRSTEYVELRAEVGRAVKAAAAA, encoded by the coding sequence GTGCCATCACCCAGTGACGGGTCCGTCGAGCTGCGCGGTGTGACACACCGGTACGGCCCCGCCGGGCGGGAGGTCACCGCCGTGGGGCCCGTCGACCTGACTGTCGCGGCCGGCTCGTTCCTGGTGCTGGTCGGGGCGTCGGGGTGCGGGAAGAGCACGCTGCTGCGGTTGCTCGCCGGCTTCGAGACGCCGACCGAGGGCTCGGTGACCGTGGCGGGGACGCCGCCCACCCCCGGGGTGACGGCGGGAGTGGTGTTTCAGCAGCCCAGGTTGTTCCCGTGGCGCACGGTCGGAGGCAACGTCGATCTCGCGCTGAAGTACGCGCGGGTGCCGCGCGAACAACGCGCCTCACGGCGCGACGAGCTCCTGGCGCGGGTCGGGCTCGAGGGGACGGCCGACCGGCGCGTCTGGGAGATCAGTGGGGGCCAGCAGCAGCGGGTCGCGATCGCGCGGGCGCTGGCCGCCGAGACACCGCTGTTCCTGCTCGACGAACCGTTCGCCGCGCTCGACGCGCTGAGTCGGGAACGGCTGCAGGAGGACGTCCGGAACGTCAGCGCCGAATCGGGCCGCACGACGGTGTTCGTCACCCACAGCGCCGACGAGGCGGCGTTCCTCGGTTCGCGCATCGTGGTGCTCACCCGCAGGCCCGGTCAGGTCGCGCTGGACCTGACCGTCGATCTGCCGCGCACCGGAATCGAGCCCGACGAACTGCGCCGTTCGACGGAGTACGTCGAATTGCGCGCTGAAGTGGGGCGCGCCGTCAAAGCGGCCGCGGCGGCTTAG
- a CDS encoding Na+/H+ antiporter → MAAFSLLLALLAATVVLAPAAQRLSIPYPAVMLAFGLALAFIPGIPVLSPNPELILPLVLPPLLFAAARRTSWREFLDNRRPIALLAVALVGVTAVAVGATLHALVPTVPLIAAIALGAAVAPPDAVAATAVAQKLGIPRRLRTILEGEGLSNDATSLVLYEVAVAGTMTGAFSAWGAGEALGLAVVLGVGVGLVIAIATRWLINKLPPHPAGSGLVLVVPFAAYAAADAVHGSGVLAVVTVALAMSRYGDTESSQTRLATGTTWEIVELLLTGSAFAFVGLQMRAVAASIDAPLQELLVQGLLITLVVIVVRFLWIFPVASLDERLHRRKEHVAEPIGWREMTISSWAGMRGVVTLAAVLALPPTFPERERLVFFAFVVIVVTLLLQGLTLPALVRRLGVRASPGEEDDAVQDLIRRAREAGMKRLDELSEDDDADSDVIDHARENAERMWHSIGFAPPDADSHDAHTDHAMTVNALKDEMLAAARDAVVEARSESGTDPTIVDRVLRRLDARGSHPE, encoded by the coding sequence TTGGCCGCATTCTCGCTGCTCCTGGCGCTGCTGGCGGCCACTGTCGTCCTGGCCCCCGCGGCACAGCGCCTGTCGATCCCGTATCCGGCCGTCATGCTGGCGTTCGGATTGGCCCTGGCGTTCATCCCCGGCATCCCCGTCCTGTCCCCCAACCCCGAACTCATCCTTCCGCTCGTCCTGCCGCCACTGCTGTTCGCCGCCGCGCGCCGCACCTCGTGGCGGGAGTTCCTCGACAACCGCCGCCCCATCGCGCTGCTGGCCGTCGCGCTCGTCGGCGTCACCGCCGTCGCGGTCGGTGCGACACTGCACGCCCTGGTGCCGACCGTTCCGCTGATCGCCGCGATCGCCCTCGGCGCGGCGGTCGCCCCGCCCGATGCGGTGGCCGCCACCGCGGTGGCCCAGAAGCTGGGCATCCCGCGCCGGCTGCGCACCATCCTCGAAGGCGAGGGTCTCTCCAACGACGCGACGTCCCTGGTCCTCTACGAGGTGGCGGTCGCGGGCACCATGACCGGTGCATTCTCCGCGTGGGGTGCCGGTGAGGCCCTCGGTCTGGCCGTCGTGCTCGGCGTCGGGGTCGGGCTGGTCATCGCCATCGCGACCCGCTGGCTGATCAACAAGCTGCCGCCGCACCCCGCGGGAAGCGGACTCGTCCTGGTCGTGCCGTTCGCCGCGTACGCGGCCGCCGACGCGGTCCACGGCAGCGGCGTCCTTGCCGTGGTGACCGTGGCGCTGGCGATGAGCCGCTACGGCGACACCGAATCCTCACAGACCCGGCTCGCCACCGGGACCACCTGGGAGATCGTCGAACTGCTGCTGACCGGGTCGGCGTTCGCGTTCGTCGGGCTGCAGATGCGCGCCGTGGCGGCCAGCATCGACGCGCCGCTGCAGGAACTGCTCGTGCAGGGCCTGCTGATCACGCTGGTGGTCATCGTCGTGCGATTCCTGTGGATCTTCCCGGTCGCCAGCCTCGACGAACGACTGCACCGGCGCAAAGAACATGTAGCCGAACCGATCGGCTGGCGGGAGATGACGATCTCGTCGTGGGCGGGGATGCGCGGTGTGGTCACCTTGGCCGCCGTGCTGGCCCTGCCGCCCACCTTCCCGGAACGCGAACGCCTGGTGTTCTTCGCGTTCGTGGTCATCGTCGTCACGCTGCTGCTGCAGGGGCTGACGCTGCCCGCCCTGGTCCGGCGGCTCGGCGTGCGTGCGTCACCCGGTGAAGAGGACGACGCCGTCCAAGACCTCATCCGGCGCGCCCGGGAGGCCGGGATGAAGCGCCTCGACGAACTGAGCGAGGACGACGACGCCGACTCCGACGTGATCGACCATGCGCGGGAGAACGCCGAACGGATGTGGCATTCGATCGGCTTCGCCCCACCCGACGCCGATTCCCACGACGCCCACACCGACCACGCCATGACGGTCAACGCCCTCAAGGACGAGATGCTCGCGGCCGCACGCGACGCCGTCGTCGAGGCCCGCTCTGAATCCGGCACCGACCCGACGATCGTCGACCGCGTACTGCGCCGCCTCGACGCCAGGGGCAGCCACCCCGAATAG
- a CDS encoding Re/Si-specific NAD(P)(+) transhydrogenase subunit alpha, which yields MQIAIPRESQAGETRVAATPQTVGQIIKLGYSVVVESGAGAASSFSDAAYAEAGADIGSFDQVWSADVVLKVNAPSDGEIAALRDGATLISLISPALNPELVDKLSSRRITVLAMDAVPRISRAQSLDVLSSMANIAGYRAVVEAAHTFGRFFTGQVTAAGKVPPAKVLVVGAGVAGLAAIGAAGSLGAIVRATDPRPEVADQVASLGGEYLAVDPAAAEVSATGYAKEMGEDYKAREAALYAEQCKDVDIIITTALIPGRPAPRIITADMVASMKPGSVIVDMAAANGGNVEGTVKDQAIVTEGGVTIIGYTDLAGRLPAQASQLYGTNLVNLLKLLTPNKDGQLTLDWDDVVQRSVTVVRDGEITWPPPPVQVSAAPAAAATKPAPVEQKPAKEPMSTGRRLGITFAAAAVLFVLIALSPAALQVHLTVFALAIVIGYYVIGNVHHALHTPLMSVTNAISGIIVVGALLQIGHHDPAITALAAVAILLASINVFGGFAVTRRMLAMFSRS from the coding sequence ATGCAAATCGCGATTCCCCGCGAGTCTCAGGCTGGTGAGACGCGTGTGGCTGCCACGCCGCAGACGGTCGGGCAGATCATCAAGCTGGGTTATTCGGTGGTGGTCGAGTCCGGTGCGGGTGCGGCGTCGAGTTTTTCCGATGCGGCGTACGCGGAGGCCGGTGCCGATATCGGGTCGTTCGATCAGGTGTGGTCGGCCGATGTGGTGCTCAAGGTCAACGCCCCCAGTGACGGCGAGATCGCCGCGTTGCGTGACGGCGCGACGCTGATCAGCCTGATCTCGCCGGCGCTGAATCCGGAACTGGTAGACAAGCTCTCGTCGCGCCGGATCACCGTGCTGGCGATGGATGCGGTCCCGCGGATCTCGCGGGCGCAGTCGCTGGACGTGTTGTCGTCGATGGCGAACATCGCCGGGTATCGCGCGGTGGTAGAGGCGGCGCACACCTTCGGCCGGTTCTTCACCGGTCAGGTGACCGCCGCGGGCAAGGTGCCGCCGGCCAAGGTGCTGGTGGTGGGTGCCGGGGTGGCCGGGTTGGCGGCGATCGGCGCGGCGGGCAGCCTGGGGGCGATCGTGCGGGCCACCGATCCGCGTCCGGAGGTGGCCGACCAGGTCGCCTCCCTGGGCGGGGAGTATCTGGCGGTGGATCCGGCGGCAGCGGAGGTGTCGGCCACGGGTTACGCCAAGGAGATGGGCGAGGACTACAAGGCGCGTGAGGCGGCGCTATATGCCGAGCAGTGCAAAGACGTCGACATCATCATCACCACCGCGCTGATTCCGGGCCGGCCCGCGCCGCGGATCATCACCGCCGACATGGTGGCCTCGATGAAGCCGGGCAGCGTGATCGTCGACATGGCCGCGGCCAACGGCGGCAACGTCGAGGGCACCGTCAAGGATCAGGCGATCGTCACCGAGGGCGGGGTGACGATCATCGGCTACACCGACCTGGCCGGGCGCCTGCCCGCCCAAGCCTCCCAGCTGTACGGCACCAACCTGGTCAACCTGCTCAAACTGCTCACCCCGAACAAGGACGGCCAGCTCACGCTGGACTGGGACGACGTGGTGCAGCGGTCGGTGACCGTGGTGCGCGACGGCGAGATCACCTGGCCACCACCACCGGTGCAGGTGTCGGCGGCACCGGCCGCCGCGGCGACGAAGCCGGCACCGGTGGAGCAGAAGCCGGCCAAGGAGCCGATGTCGACAGGCCGCCGGCTGGGGATCACCTTCGCCGCCGCCGCGGTGCTGTTCGTCCTGATCGCGCTGTCTCCGGCCGCGCTACAGGTCCATCTCACCGTGTTCGCGCTGGCCATCGTCATCGGCTACTACGTGATCGGCAATGTGCACCATGCGCTGCACACCCCGCTGATGTCGGTGACCAACGCGATCTCCGGGATCATCGTCGTCGGCGCCCTGCTGCAGATCGGGCATCACGACCCCGCGATCACCGCACTGGCCGCGGTGGCGATCCTGCTGGCCAGCATCAACGTCTTCGGCGGGTTCGCGGTCACCCGCCGCATGCTGGCCATGTTCTCGAGGAGCTGA
- a CDS encoding SDR family oxidoreductase — MADGSARIVLVTGASRGVGAEVARHFAGPDTHVVVHYRDNVARANDVAEAIRTAGGQASTLAADISDEAGAAAMMGSVAARFGRLDALVLNASGALTGSDPHAAMRLNGDAQRRLAQMAVTLMPVGGRIVFVTSHQAHFFPHKAVPKGLVGVAASQRAGETALYRMRSMLARAGVHLTVVSADMIDGGHLPGVGAFAAAIVGAASAPNAPSIVYAGTADFLQTA; from the coding sequence ATGGCTGACGGATCTGCACGAATCGTCCTGGTGACGGGCGCGTCGAGGGGTGTCGGCGCCGAGGTGGCGCGCCACTTCGCCGGCCCCGACACCCACGTCGTCGTCCACTACCGGGACAACGTCGCACGGGCCAACGACGTCGCCGAGGCCATCCGCACCGCGGGCGGGCAGGCATCGACCCTGGCCGCCGACATCTCCGACGAGGCCGGCGCGGCGGCGATGATGGGATCCGTCGCGGCCCGCTTCGGCCGGTTGGACGCCTTGGTCCTCAACGCGTCAGGTGCGCTCACGGGCTCCGATCCGCACGCCGCCATGCGACTCAACGGTGATGCGCAGCGCCGACTCGCCCAGATGGCGGTGACGCTGATGCCGGTCGGTGGCCGCATCGTGTTCGTCACCAGCCATCAGGCCCACTTCTTCCCCCACAAGGCAGTGCCGAAGGGTCTCGTCGGCGTCGCCGCGAGCCAGCGCGCCGGCGAAACCGCGCTCTACCGGATGCGCTCCATGCTCGCGCGCGCCGGCGTCCACCTCACCGTGGTGTCGGCGGACATGATCGACGGCGGTCACCTGCCGGGCGTCGGCGCATTCGCCGCGGCGATCGTCGGCGCGGCGTCGGCCCCGAACGCGCCGAGCATCGTCTACGCCGGCACGGCCGACTTCCTGCAGACGGCGTGA
- a CDS encoding ABC transporter permease: MSVFVDIAPEQSQLDPPAASPRARWGGRFSRAVLPLLSLAVFFGLWQLAAVSGIWNQTFVPYPASVWRAFLDVSTTHDGVRGYGGYLLVEHLYMTLRRVLAGVVIGVVLGVLLGLVMGSIAWVRSVLEPWLTFLRALPPLAYFFLLVIWLGIDEAPKITLLALAALPPAAVATTAAVLATPVALTEAARALGASRGEVIRDVVVPSALPETFTGIRLAVGMAYSSVVAAELFNGIPGVGGLVKDASNYNNTPVVLVGIFAIGISGLIIDGLLRTIERRAVPWRGKI, translated from the coding sequence GTGTCGGTCTTCGTCGATATCGCACCGGAGCAGTCTCAACTCGACCCGCCCGCCGCATCGCCGCGTGCCAGGTGGGGCGGGCGGTTCAGCCGCGCCGTGCTGCCGCTGCTGTCGCTGGCGGTGTTCTTCGGACTGTGGCAGCTCGCCGCGGTCAGCGGCATCTGGAACCAGACGTTCGTGCCCTATCCCGCTTCGGTGTGGCGGGCGTTCCTCGACGTGTCGACAACCCACGACGGGGTGCGCGGCTACGGCGGCTACCTGCTGGTCGAGCACCTGTACATGACGTTGCGCCGGGTGCTGGCCGGCGTCGTCATCGGGGTGGTGCTCGGAGTCCTGCTCGGACTGGTGATGGGCTCGATCGCCTGGGTGCGCAGCGTGCTGGAGCCGTGGCTGACCTTCCTGCGGGCATTGCCCCCGCTGGCCTACTTCTTCCTCCTGGTCATCTGGCTCGGCATCGACGAGGCTCCGAAGATCACGCTGCTCGCGCTGGCGGCGCTTCCGCCCGCGGCGGTGGCGACGACGGCGGCCGTGCTGGCCACGCCCGTCGCCCTGACCGAGGCTGCCCGCGCGCTGGGCGCCTCCCGCGGTGAGGTGATCCGCGACGTCGTCGTGCCGTCGGCACTGCCGGAGACGTTCACCGGCATCCGCCTCGCGGTGGGCATGGCGTACTCGTCGGTGGTGGCGGCCGAGCTGTTCAACGGGATCCCCGGTGTCGGCGGCCTGGTCAAGGACGCCAGCAACTACAACAACACCCCGGTCGTGCTGGTCGGCATCTTCGCCATCGGCATCTCCGGCCTGATCATCGACGGTCTCCTGCGCACGATCGAACGGCGCGCCGTCCCTTGGAGAGGAAAGATATGA
- a CDS encoding AraC family transcriptional regulator, translated as MDVFGDLFRGVRAHGSLFGSSALTAPWALHFVDGAPLTLATVLNGAGWIVPDDGPPERLGAYETVVVRGPGTFMFVDELDTTAEPLACGEFCSTPDQGGTRHRLGWNDGAAAGAGATTLIVGAYPVRGEISRRLLDALPVVLRVEAGGTGDAVLDHLAAEVALDIPGQQVVLDRLLDWMLVCTLREWFDRPGGEPPAWWAAQRDPVVGEALRLMHSDPAAPWTVASLADRTGVSRATLAKRFADLLGEPPLTYLTRWRMTLAADVLVEQKSATVAAVARAVGYADPFGFSAAFKRVRGVNPTEFRRTAGGVAGR; from the coding sequence GTGGACGTCTTCGGTGATCTGTTCCGCGGCGTTCGCGCCCACGGGTCGCTCTTCGGCAGTTCTGCGTTGACCGCGCCGTGGGCATTGCACTTCGTCGACGGCGCGCCACTGACCTTGGCCACAGTGCTCAACGGCGCCGGCTGGATCGTCCCGGACGACGGCCCGCCGGAGCGGCTCGGCGCGTACGAGACAGTCGTCGTGCGCGGTCCCGGAACGTTCATGTTCGTCGACGAACTCGATACGACGGCGGAACCGCTGGCCTGCGGCGAATTCTGCTCCACCCCCGACCAGGGCGGTACCCGACACCGGCTCGGCTGGAACGACGGCGCCGCGGCCGGCGCGGGCGCGACCACCCTGATCGTCGGCGCCTATCCGGTGCGCGGTGAGATCAGCCGTCGCCTGCTGGACGCCCTGCCCGTGGTGCTGCGGGTCGAGGCCGGAGGCACCGGCGACGCGGTGCTGGACCATCTCGCCGCCGAAGTGGCGCTCGACATCCCCGGCCAGCAGGTGGTGCTCGACCGGCTGCTCGACTGGATGTTGGTCTGCACGCTGCGCGAGTGGTTCGACCGGCCCGGCGGCGAGCCACCGGCGTGGTGGGCCGCCCAGCGGGATCCTGTGGTGGGGGAGGCACTGCGCCTCATGCACTCCGATCCGGCGGCACCCTGGACGGTGGCGTCGCTGGCCGACCGCACCGGCGTTTCGCGGGCGACGCTCGCCAAGCGGTTCGCCGACCTGCTCGGCGAACCGCCTCTGACCTACCTCACCCGCTGGCGGATGACGCTCGCGGCCGATGTGCTGGTCGAGCAGAAGTCGGCGACCGTCGCGGCCGTGGCCCGCGCCGTCGGTTACGCCGACCCGTTCGGCTTCAGCGCGGCGTTCAAGAGGGTGCGCGGGGTCAACCCCACCGAGTTCCGGCGCACCGCGGGGGGTGTGGCAGGGCGATAG
- a CDS encoding SDR family oxidoreductase: protein MTDLFRLDGKVAVVTGGGRGIGVMIARGLLQAGASVYLSSRKEAELAAAVDELSPLGRVEAVPADLGTAEGVQTLTDALAAREDSLHALFNNAGANWGAPFEEFPESGFDRVFDVNVKGVFLLTRALVPMLRAGATDDDPARVVNTGSVDGFHTPERGRNNFSYAASKAAVHMLTRHLATELAPHILVNAIAPGLFPSRMTKVLLSAGEEAVGAALPLGRVGRPDDMAGIAVFLAGRASSYVTGTVIPVDGGVSTIR from the coding sequence GTGACTGATCTGTTCCGCCTCGACGGCAAGGTCGCCGTCGTCACCGGCGGCGGACGCGGGATCGGCGTGATGATCGCCCGTGGACTGCTGCAGGCCGGCGCCTCGGTGTACCTGTCCAGCCGCAAGGAGGCCGAACTCGCCGCGGCGGTCGACGAACTCTCGCCGCTGGGCCGCGTCGAGGCGGTGCCCGCCGATCTCGGCACGGCCGAAGGGGTGCAGACCCTGACCGACGCGCTGGCCGCCCGGGAGGACTCCCTGCACGCACTGTTCAACAACGCCGGCGCGAACTGGGGTGCGCCGTTCGAGGAGTTCCCGGAATCGGGGTTCGACCGGGTCTTCGACGTCAATGTCAAAGGGGTGTTCCTGCTGACCCGCGCGCTGGTGCCGATGCTGCGCGCCGGTGCCACCGACGACGACCCGGCGCGGGTCGTCAACACCGGCAGCGTCGACGGCTTCCACACGCCCGAACGCGGACGCAACAACTTCTCCTACGCCGCCAGCAAGGCCGCGGTGCACATGCTGACCAGACACCTGGCGACCGAGCTGGCGCCGCACATCCTCGTCAACGCGATCGCGCCAGGCCTCTTCCCGTCGCGGATGACCAAGGTGCTGCTGTCCGCCGGGGAGGAGGCCGTCGGCGCCGCGCTACCCCTGGGCCGCGTCGGCAGACCCGACGACATGGCCGGTATCGCGGTGTTCCTCGCCGGCCGCGCCAGCTCCTACGTCACCGGCACCGTGATCCCCGTCGACGGCGGCGTGAGCACGATCCGATGA